From a single Osmerus mordax isolate fOsmMor3 chromosome 6, fOsmMor3.pri, whole genome shotgun sequence genomic region:
- the LOC136944907 gene encoding zinc finger protein 862-like, producing MTGRLNGVAKQLTDSFPKLVIVACAAHRLALAFKDASNDVKHMATFRNHLQDLYLYFRNSANRTATLKAASITLGVSDLKLKEVKDTRWLSQHKSIETLQRNLSAVLGALAEEAEVRKCPVAKGLYTFCATYRFVAAVYLQADVLPHLACLSKIFQKAHVNFLHIKEQVPVTIQTLKNIKEAGQTPLPGSFLSRLHEDFDDPQGLGAFNIQHEEERDRRGREVQDESRVGKWARFQREIIHPYITGLEKNLDKRFHNLDILGAFHVLGPQSAALKDDTVNIAHLQTLSRKSCPQHEKEVIQEWLSFKNHVLTGIFKNKNQEELLSLLASEFDEWANLYPCLSLLASIALVIPVSSVNCERDFSTMNRVKTDLRNQLQREHLAACLRISINGPSPEAFPYNRVLETFFSKPRQIRCSNKSCRLCSCNKK from the exons ATGACAG GGCGTTTGAATGGGGTTGCAAAGCAGCTAACTGACAGCTTCCCCAAACTTGTGATCGTGGCCTGTGCTGCCCACAGACTGGCCCTTGCCTTCAAAGATGCATCAAATGATGTGAAACACATGGCCACTTTCAGAAACCACTTGCAGGACCTCTACCTGTATTTTAGAAACAGTGCAAATCGTACTGCCACTCTCAAGGCTGCATCCATAACCCTGGGTGTCAGTGACTTGAAGCTAAAG GAAGTGAAGGACACACGCTGGCTCTCACAGCACAAGTCCATTGAGACCCTACAGAGGAACCTGAGTGCCGTCCTTGGAGCCTtggcagaggaggcagaggtgcGCAAATGTCCTGTGGCAAAGGGACTCTACACATTCTGTGCTACGTACAGATTTGTGGCTGCCGTGTACCTCCAGGCTGATGTTTTGCCCCACCTCGCCTGCCTCTCTAAAATCTTTCAGAAAGCACATGTAAATTTCTTACATATCAAAGAGCAG gTTCCTGTGACAATCCAGACTCTAAAAAATATAAAAGAGGCTGGAcaaactccactccctggatcCTTCTTGTCTCGCCTCCATGAGGACTTTGATGATCCCCAAGGACTTGGAGCCTTTAACATTCagcacgaggaggagagggataggagagggcGAGAGGTCCAAGATGAGTCACGGGTGGGGAAATGGGCCAGATTCCAGCGAGAG ATCATTCACCCGTACATAACTGGCCTGGAAAAAAATCTGGACAAGAGATTCCATAATCTGGACATCCTTGGAGCCTTCCATGTCTTGGGGCCACAGTCAGCTGCTCTAAAAGATGACACAGTGAATATCGCTCATCTGCAGACTCTTTCAAGGAAATCTTGCCCTCAACATGAGAAGGAAGTAATTCAGGAGTGGCTCTCGTTCAAGAACCATGTCCTTACTGGGATATTcaag AACAAGAACCAGGAGGAGCTCTTGAGTTTACTGGCAAGTGAATTTGATGAGTGGGCCAACCTCTACCCCTGCCTGAGCCTTCTTGCGAGCATTGCTCTGGTTATCCCTGTTTCCTCAGTCAACTGCGAACGGGATTTCTCCACAATGAACAGA GTGAAAACAGACCTCAGGAACCAACTACAGAGAGAACACCTGGCAGCTTGCCTGAGGATCTCCATCAATGGACCATCTCCTGAAGCCTTCCCGTATAATAGGGTATTAGAAACTTTTTTTAGCAAGCCCCGCCAAATACGTTGCTCTAACAAAAGTTGCAGACTTTGCTCATGTAACAAGAAGTAG